A window from Penicillium oxalicum strain HP7-1 chromosome VIII, whole genome shotgun sequence encodes these proteins:
- a CDS encoding Vacuolar protein sorting-associated protein 30, whose translation MYCQKCRKPLQLDGSLESLNPAAFELLVNSTGKTSPGHSTASSARTSYPSDRHATYDRAAQNAAAPVYRRSVPAPRSGAQPHPPSIPRAESGNMSFVMLTESQFVPPLSEENLSLRPKGKSVQRLEATEEDGTFANQVNKTGRLFEIISSRSDIDHPICVECTDSLVEALKKRLVGSTKERDAYISFLRTLNTAIPSTEELEAAEKSLQESLKVENDLLAEIEALEQEKARLDEDIGNLEEESQQLDADEEAFWRARNSFALTLGEFQTERDALNMRYDHDSQQLERLQRTNVYNDAFCIGHDGYFGTINGLRLGRLANPSVEWPEINAAWGQTCLLLATIAERLGFQFQGYRLRPLGSTSRIDKVEFPTPSPGAGLNDRGTPKVTPLDLFSSGDLPLNLPWLHRRFDNGMVAFLDCLRQLGQFVATTPAPTASNRRGQNHGPASPGLKLPYEIKKDRIGDASIKLGFNQNDETWTRACKYTLTCCKFLLAHASNVASAGSNNSAAVAAAAVAAADQGRPMSSSPSKPSG comes from the exons ATGTATTGCCAGAAATGTCGAAAGCCGCTCCAGTTAGATGGCTCACTGGAGTCGCTTAATCCAGCTGCTTTTGAGCTGCTCGTCA ACTCTACAGGGAAGACAAGCCCAGGGCACAGTACAGCATCCTCGGCTCGAACCTCGTACCCTTCCGACCGTCACGCCACGTATGATCGAGCAGCTCAAAATGCTGCTGCTCCGGTCTACAGGAGATCGGTGCCTGCGCCGCGGTCGGGCGCGCAGCCGCATCCACCATCAATCCCACGGGCAGAGAGCGGAAACATGTCCTTTGTGATGCTGACAGAATCACAATTTGTACCACCTCTTTCAGAGGAAAATCTATCTTTACGGCCAAAAGGGAAGAGTGTGCAAAGGTTAGAAGCTACCGAAGAAGACGGGACATTCGCCAATCAGGTCAACAAAACGGGCCGTTTGTTTGAGATCATCTCCTCACGCTCCGATATTGACCATCCTATCTGTGTAGAATGCACAGACTCGCTCGTCGAGGCGTTGAAGAAGCGTCTGGTCGGATCGACCAAAGAACGGGACGCATATATCTCCTTTTTGAGAACATTAAACACGGCCATCCCGTCCACGGAGGAGTTGGAGGCGGCAGAGAAGTCGCTGCAGGAAAGCCTCAAAGTGGAAAATGATCTGCTGGCAGAGATCGAAGCTttggagcaggagaaggcTAGATTGGACGAGGATATTGGGAACCTGGAGGAAGAGTCTCAGCAATTGGATGCGGACGAGGAAGCCTTTTGGCGCGCCCGCAACAGCTTTGCCTTGACTCTAGGAGAGTTTCAAACCGAGCGTGATGCACTCAATATGCGATACGACCACGACTCACAGCAGCTGGAGCGACTGCAGAGGACGAACGTCTACAATGACGCATTCTGTATTGGCCACGATGGTTACTTTGGTACGATCAATGGGCTCCGACTTGGTCGGTTAGCGAATCCCTCCGTCGAATGGCCCGAGATCAATGCTGCATGGGGCCAAACCTGTCTCCTTCTGGCCACCATTGCAGAGCGACTTGGTTTTCAGTTCCAAGGATATCGATTACGTCCTCTCGGCTCCACCTCTCGCATCGACAAGGTAGAGTTTCCCACACCATCACCTGGCGCGGGTCTCAATGACCGTGGCACTCCCAAGGTCACTCCGTTGGATCTGTTCTCCTCCGGCGACCTGCCGCTGAATTTGCCCTGGTTACATCGTCGCTTTGACAACGGCATGGTTGCATTTCTAGACTGTCTACGCCAGCTGGGTCAGTTCGTCGCGACCACGCCCGCCCCCACTGCGTCAAATCGTCGAGGTCAGAACCACGGGCCCGCGAGTCCCGGCTTGAAATTGCCCTatgagatcaagaaggaTCGCATTGGTGATGCGAGTATCAAGCTCGGATTTAATCAGAACGATGAGACGTGGACCCGAGCTTGCAAATATACTCTGACATGCTGCaaattcctcctcgctcACGCCAGCAATGTCGCGAGCGCCGGCTCGAACAACTCGGCTGCCGTTGCCGCTGCTGCCGTCGCAGCAGCGGACCAGGGTCGACCGATGTCTTCCAGTCCTTCGAAACCTTCGGGttga
- a CDS encoding DNA-directed RNA polymerase II subunit rpb7: MFFLKEETKVITMHPSFFGPNMREFLIARLNEEEEGRCTGDHFVICVMDMVDIGEGRVVPSSGSAEYTIKYRAIIWKPFRGETVDAIVTSVKPTGIFTLAGPLSVFIARKNIPSDIKWEPNTVPPQYTDHADQVIEKGTSLRLKILGVKPDVAAINAIGTIKEDYLGPL; this comes from the exons ATGTTTTTCCTGAAAGAAGAGACCAAGGTCATCACGATGCACCCGTCTTTTTTTGGACCTAATATGCGCGAGTTCCTCATTGCGCGCTtgaacgaggaagaggagggtcGGTGTACGGGTGACCACTTCGTGATTTGCGTGATGGACATGGTAGACATTGGCGAGGGCCGAGTTGTGCCTTCGAGTGGCAGCGCCGAATACACGATCAAATATCGCGCAATCATCTGGAAACCCTTCCGTGGAGAGACG GTGGATGCAATCGTCACTTCTGTCAAGCCCACCGGCATCTTCACATTAGCTGGTCCCTTGTCCGTGTTTATTGCGCGGAAA AACATTCCCTCCGACATCAAGTGGGAACCGAACACAGTACCCCCTCAATACACCGATCACGCGGACCAAGTGATCGAAAAAGGCACCAGCTTGCGCCTCAAGATCCTCGGTGTCAAGCCAGATGTCGCGGCGATCAACGCTATCGGCACGATCAAGGAGGACTACCTCGG ACCCCTGTAA
- a CDS encoding Peroxisomal targeting signal receptor codes for MSFLGGAECSTAGNPLTQFTKHVQDDKSLQRDRLVGRAPGMQESMRSRGMMGGQDQMMDDFMQQPGQQLNGPSPQPFAMEHMRRELENFQNAPPRTGSPGWAAEFDGGEQARMEAAFNSGAQMNNTPGFAPAEFARFQQQSRIGMPQTQSPVTAATPPLMAGYQHPMGMGGYMGAMGSMGGMGMMRPMGMQSPMMHQQQPMEGQTQDKGKGRMVELDDENWEAQFAEMETAGNETKIDEEANAAMEAELNELDRSVPTAEDAFESVWERIQAETAASRKLAEEGGDFDVTDSVHVGDLGDWDGFDSLNTRFRDPQLGDYMFEQDNVYSAVTNPFEEGVKIMREGGNLSLAALAFEAAVQKDPQHVQAWTMLGSAQAQNEKELPAIRALEQALKIDPGNLDALMGLAVSYTNEGYDSTAYRTLERWLSHKYPSIIDPKEISGDADLGFTDRQLLHDRVTELFIKAAQLSPSGAQMDPDVQVGLGVLFYCAEEYDKAVDCFSAALASTESGSTNQREQLHLLWNRLGATLANSGRSEEAIEAYEQALNINPNFVRARYNLGVSCINIGCYPEAAQHLLGALSMHRVVEQEGRERAREIIGGGGAGDGLDDERLERMLHISQNQSTNLYDTLRRVFSQMGRRDLADQVVAGMDVNIFRKEFEF; via the exons ATGTCATTCCTCGGAGGGGCTGAATGCTCCACGGCGGGAAACCCCCTCACCCAATTCACAAAGCATGTCCAAGATGACAAGTCTTTACAACGTGATCGGCTGGTCGGTCGGGCTCCAGGAATGCAAGAGAGCATGCGATCACGGGGCATGATGGGAGGACAGGATcag ATGATGGATGATTTCATGCAGCAGCCAGGCCAACAATTAAATGGGCCGTCGCCACAGCCCTTTGCCATGGAACACATGCGCCGAGAGCTAGAGAACTTCCAAAATGCACCTCCTCGTACAGGATCTCCCGGCTGGGCCGCGGAGTTTGATGGTGGTGAGCAAGCACGTATGGAGGCTGCGTTCAACAGTGGTGCTCAGATGAACAACACGCCTGGCTTTGCCCCAGCCGAGTTTGCGCGCTTCCAGCAACAGAGTCGCATCGGCATGCCCCAAACGCAGAGTCCTGTGACGGCCGCCACTCCACCGCTCATGGCAGGCTATCAGCACCCCATGGGGATGGGTGGATATATGGGTGCTATGGGAAGCATGGGGGGTATGGGCATGATGCGCCCGATGGGGATGCAATCGCCGATGATGCATCAGCAGCAGCCCATGGAAGGACAGACACaggacaagggcaagggtcGGATGGTTGAACTCGATGATGAAAATTGGGAGGCGCAGTTCGCGGAGATGGAAACGGCCGGTAATGAAACCAAgatcgacgaggaggccaaCGCGGCAATGGAGGCGGAGCTTAACGAGCTGGACAGGTCAGTGCCCACCGCCGAGGATGCCTTTGAGTCTGTTTGGGAGCGAATTCAAGCTGAGACTGCCGCGAGTAGAAAACTGGCCGAGGAGGGCGGGGACTTTGATGTCACGGACAGCGTGCACGTTGGTGACCTGGGTGACTGGGACGGCTTCGACAGTCTGAACACGCGGTTCCGTGATCCACAACTGGGCGACTACATGTTTGAGCAAGATAATGTGTACTCGGCCGTGACCAATCCGTTTGAAGAAGGTGTCAAGATCATGCGCGAGGGAGGCAATCTCTCTCTTGCGGCGTTGGCATTTGAGGCTGCGGTTCAGAAAGATCCCCAGCACGTACAAGCGTGGACGATGCTCGGCTCTGCACAGGCGCAGAATGAGAAGGAGCTCCCAGCGATTCGAGCCTTGGAGCAGGCACTCAAGATCGACCCGGGCAACCTTGACGCGCTGATGGGCTTGGCCGTGTCGTACACGAACGAGGGTTATGACTCCACCGCCTACCGCACCCTTGAACGCTGGCTCTCTCACAAATACCCTTCCATCATCGACCCGAAAGAGATCTCGGGAGATGCCGACCTCGGATTCACCGACCGTCAGCTGCTCCACGACCGAGTGACCGAGCTGTTCATCAAAGCCGCACAGCTGTCTCCTTCAGGTGCGCAAATGGATCCCGACGTCCAAGTCGGCCTGGGTGTCCTGTTCTACTGCGCCGAAGAATACGACAAGGCGGTCGACTGCTTCTCCGCCGCCCTGGCCTCTACCGAGTCCGGAAGCACCAACCAGCGCGAGCAGCTACATTTGCTCTGGAACCGCCTTGGCGCCACTCTCGCCAACAGTGGCCGCTCCGAGGAAGCCATCGAGGCCTACGAGCAGGCCTTGAACATCAACCCCAACTTTGTACGAGCGCGCTACAACCTCGGCGTCTCGTGCATCAACATTGGCTGCTACCCCGAGGCCGCACAGCACCTTCTCGGCGCTCTTTCCATGCATCGAGTCGTCGAGCAAGAAGGTCGCGAACGTGCACGCGAGATCATCGGTGGTGGCGGTGCAGgggatggattggatgacGAGCGGTTGGAGCGCATGCTGCACATTAGTCAGAACCAGAGCACGAACTTGTACGACACCCTCCGCCGGGTGTTTAGCCAGATGGGTCGACGAGATCTGGCCGACCAGGTGGTGGCGGGCATGGACGTGAACATTTTCCGCAAGGAGTTTGAATTTTAG
- a CDS encoding Cysteine synthase 2, whose product MPENHTALYVGSAFVAGVSVALVCRELLSSQDHGRNPAASNEPAIQAPVARSGPPAIVEGIQGCIGNTPLFRIKSLSDATGCEILGKAEFLNGAGQSSKDRVALSMIEIAEEKGLLTPHSGDTIYEGTSGSTGISLASLARAKGYLAHICMPSDQAIEKSNLLLKLGAIVDRVPPAPIVEKENFVNRARALAQAHTESSSVSVTAEKDGDIKTHEISVQGRGFFADQFENEANWRAHYSGTGPEIYAQCHGKIDAFVAGAGTGGTISGVARYLKPLLPNMTVVLADPQGSGLYNRVRYGVMFDVKEREGTRRRPQVDTIVEGIGINRVTANFEAGKELVDDAVRVTDAQALAMARWLVEKDGIFIGSSSAVNCFAAVKTALKLGPGHRIVTMLSDSGSRHLSRFWAKAGDVGGAVDTKLEDVLNAKDEDFSKIS is encoded by the exons ATGCCAGAAAACCACACGGCCTTATATGTCGGCTCGGCATTTGTGGCAGGTGTCTCCGTGGCTTTAGTCTGCAGAGAACTGCTATCATCTCAAGACCATGGCAGAAACCCTGCGGCATCAAATGAGCCAGCCATCCAAGCGCCCGTTGCGCGATCAGGGCCTCCGGCCATTGTCGAAGGTATCCAAGGCTGTATAGGGAATACACCACTATTTCGTATCAAATCATTGTCGGATGCGACAGGATGTGAAATTCTGGGCAAAGCTGAA TTCCTGAACGGTGCCGGACAAAGTTCAAAGGATCGTGTTGCACTGAGCATGATCGAAATT GCCGAAGAGAAAGGTCTCTTGACTCCCCACTCTGGTGATACCATATACGAAGGCACCTCGGGCTCAACGGGGATATCTCTCGCCAGTCTTGCTCGAGCCAAGGGCTATCTGGCTCATAT CTGCATGCCCTCGGACCAGGCAATCGAAAAGTCAAACCTTCTCTTGAAGCTCGGGGCCATTGTCGACCGCGTGCCACCCGCACCTATTGTCGAGAAGGAAAATTTTGTGAACCGCGCGCGGGCACTTGCCCAGGCGCACACCGAATCGTCGTCTGTCTCCGTCACGGCCGAAAAGGATGGAGACATTAAGACTCATGAGATCTCGGTTCAGGGCCGCGGATTCTTTGCCGATCAATTCGAGAACGAAGCCAACTGGCGCGCTCATTATTCAGGTACTGGGCCTGAGATTTACGCTCAGTGTCACGGGAAAATCGACGCTTTCGTGGCTGGGGCGGGTACCGGGGGAACTATATCGGGTGTGGCGCGATATCTGAAACCGTTATTGCCCAATATGACTGTTGTGTTGGCAGATCCTCAGGGGAGCGGCCTGTACAATCGCGTGCGATACGGCGTCATGTTTGACGTGAAAGAACGCGAGGGTACACGCCGACGACCCCAGGTCGATACGATCGTTGAAGGCATTGGAATCAACCGCGTGACCGCAAACTTTGAGGCTGGTAAGGAGCTTGTGGATGATGCGGTACGTGTGACCGATGCTCAGGCACTCGCCATGGCTCGGTGGttggtggagaaggatgggATTTTCATTGGGAGTAGCAGTGCTGTGAACT GTTTCGCCGCGGTGAAAACAGCGCTCAAGCTGGGCCCGGGGCATCGAATCGTGACTATGCTATCTGATTCAGGATCAAGGCATCTATCGCGTTTCTGGGCTAAAGCCGGAGATGTTGGTGGAGCTGTAGACACGAAGTTGGAAGACGTCCTGAACGCGAAGGACGAGGACTTCAGTAAAATCTCTTAG